The Podospora bellae-mahoneyi strain CBS 112042 chromosome 7, whole genome shotgun sequence genome includes a window with the following:
- a CDS encoding hypothetical protein (EggNog:ENOG503NTY5; COG:T) produces MASKAKSRWADDEEDALREAQLKREKEEKKRLKAEKARKLEAERKTREAAAAAQQEQPPQPQPQESPNGPPPKRRRVSPEQQETHNGAPPEEPTTTNLLRFTPGTISRSRSVENYDKLNDIEEGAYGWVSRARCLSTSKIVALKRLKTDPKDRSGLPVTGLREIQILRNSSHRNIVPLLEVVVSDSTTPLEPSIFLVLEFLEHDLKSILEDMPEPFLASEVKTLMLQLCSGVAYLHDNWILHRDLKTSNLLLNNRGQLKIADFGMSRYVGDPPPKLTQLVVTLWYRAPELLLGATTYGSAIDIWSVGCIFGELLAREPLLQGRNEVDELTRIFELCGLPSEESWPSFRRLPNARGLRLPNNPTPGSTNSRIRTKFPLLTSAGVGLFNGLLALDPERRPAAREVLEHEYFRQDPKPKQEAMFPTFPSKAGQERRRKRETPNAPVRGQKAADLGAVDFSGIFAGREKEERGGGFALRMV; encoded by the coding sequence ATGGCAAGCAAAGCCAAGTCCCGCTGGGcagacgacgaagaagacgccCTGCGCGAAGCGCAAttgaaaagggaaaaagaggaaaagaagcgcCTCAAAGCCGAAAAGGCGCGCAAACTCGAAGCCGAAAGAAAAACCCGcgaagctgccgccgccgcccaacaagaacaaccaccgcaaccacaaccacaagaaAGCCCCAACggccctcccccaaaacgaAGACGGGTCTCTCCCGAACAACAAGAAACACACAACGGAGCCCCCCCAGAAGAACCGACCACCACTAACCTCCTCCGCTTCACCCCCGGAACCATCTCCCGCTCCCGCAGCGTGGAAAACTACGACAAGCTGAACGACATCGAGGAAGGCGCGTACGGCTGGGTCTCCCGCGCCCGctgcctctccacctccaaaatCGTCGCCCTCAAGCGCCTCAAGACCGACCCGAAAGACCGCTCCGGCCTCCCCGTCACCGGCCTGCGAGAGATTCAAATATTGCGAAACAGCTCCCACAGGAACATCGTCCCCCTGCTGGAAGTAGTGGTTTCCGACTCGACCACCCCCTTGGAACCATCCATCTTTCTCGTCCTCGAGTTCCTCGAACACGACCTCAAGTCTATCCTCGAGGACATGCCCGAGCCGTTTCTGGCCTCAGAAGTTAAGACGCTGATGTTGCAGCTCTGCTCCGGGGTGGCGTATCTACACGACAACTGGATCCTTCACCGGGATCTCAAAACGTCGAATTTGTTGTTGAATAACAGGGGCCAGCTAAAGATTGCGGATTTTGGCATGTCGAGATATGTGGGCGATCCGCCGCCGAAACTGACGCAGTTGGTGGTTACGCTGTGGTATCGTGCCCCGGAGCTGTTGCTCGGGGCGACGACATATGGCAGCGCGATTGACATTTGGAGCGTGGGGTGTATCTTTGGGGAGCTTCTGGCCAGGGAGCCGCTTCTGCAGGGGAGGAACGAGGTGGACGAGCTCACGCGGATATTTGAGCTGTGCGGGCTGCCCTCGGAGGAGTCGTGGCCTTCGTTTCGGAGGCTGCCGAAcgcgagggggttgaggttgccgaATAACCCGACACCGGGATCGACGAACTCGAGGATAAGGACAAAGTTTCCGCTTTTGACgtcggcgggggtggggttgtttAATGGGTTGCTTGCGCTGGATCCGGAGAGGaggccggcggcgagggaggtgctggagcaTGAGTATTTCCGGCAGGACCCCAAGCCGAAGCAGGAGGCCATGTTTCCTACTTTTCCGAGCAAGGCGGgccaggagaggaggaggaagagggagacgcCCAATGCGCCGGTTAGGGGACAAAAGGCGGCGGATTTGGGGGCGGTGGACTTTAGTGGGATTTTTGCtgggagggagaaagaggagagggggggtgggtttgctttgaggatggtgtga
- a CDS encoding hypothetical protein (EggNog:ENOG503P2A6) gives MKFSSAVALLGLSSSVSALAWPGFLPELDSLVVRQNSDETTNSPKPTNTPSSNDNNNEEEEQKTTTGPATPLRTNLNTAGISQSGKATGSAAPNGTTSGKPRQTEFNPQDPAGAVVMITPSVMEGYQLYKIGDYITWAWNYTNLQGTPTAIDVLVTNTVAKQTWTLTQNMTFQEQGSYTWDTGAYDRTAVASPLLVEQYTLIIHDSDSEPTGPAPAGMLAPFNSFKFGLYTPKVYTPISDGWKCASCNGAGGMSIDSKAVAAAGVMSVITVLSFTWFVAGFGGLM, from the exons ATGAAGTTTTCGTCGGCCGTTGCCCTCTTGGGCCTCTCCTCTTCAGTCTCCGCGCTCGCATGGCCCGGTTTCTTGCCAGAACTTGACAGTCTGGTGGTAAGGCAGAACAGTGATG AAACGACCAACTCCCCGAAGCCAACAAACACACCCTCGAgcaatgacaacaacaacgaagaggaggaacagaAGACCACAACGGGCCCAGCCACACCACTCAGGACGAACCTCAACACAGCCGGCATTTCGCAATCGGGCAAGGCCACAGGCAGCGCAGCACCGAATGGCACCACTTCCGGCAAGCCCCGCCAAACCGAATTCAATCCACAAGACCCAGCCGGCGCCGTCGTCATGATCACCCCTTCGGTTATGGAAGGCTACCAGCTGTATAAGATTGGCGATTACATCACCTGGGCCTGGAACTACACCAACCTGCAAGGAACTCCCACCGCCATCGACGTGCTCGTTACCAACACCGTAGCCAAGCAGACGTGGACCCTCACCCAGAACATGACGTTTCAGGAGCAAGGAAGTTACACTTGGGACACGGGCGCATACGACCGGACAGCCGTGGCGTCTCCTCTGTTGGTGGAACAGtacaccctcatcatccacgaTTCTGACTCGGAGCCCACTGGCCCGGCACCTGCGGGCATGCTTGCGCCCTTCAACAGCTTCAAATTCGGATTATACACCCCCAAGGTCTATACCCCCATCAGCGACGGCTGGAAATGCGCCTCTTGCAATGGTGCGGGTGGCATGTCGATTGACAGCAAGGCCGTGGCTGCCGCGGGCGTGATGAGTGTGATCACAGTATTGAGCTTCACGTGGTTCGtggctgggtttggtgggttGATGTAG
- a CDS encoding hypothetical protein (COG:S; EggNog:ENOG503NUAD): MSSSSDTVTIARADLDLLLQRERNILTRIKSINAPDSLSVSQVEYDQLKSIARQYGAIYCDIYHYFPENLKRNLLRGGVDEATVALLSQGDEVFQSENNEDTHASTTDHGGVGLSSFSTTQRHHASSHQHGNGYSHSHSHTDSSSNSYGHSYDHPCHRSHRQYQQQTASTWDEGDYDEEDEGDEDVSIEEGSPVPGANYTGPPQEVKRHQYERNCHRTLQIVHLAEGTTHSDITNSVRGGQLLDVYLRSHDRSASISFLHAADAQKFYGYCRRNDLYIRNKRVEVKWNERQFVLPGHVAGKISGGASRNLVIMNYASQHTEEVIREDLDHIHNLVVIKIQFIGGNCHIELNSVHNAIYARTCMLSRMKYKGRRIQFDVDQCAHPYPAPMVLKTKEAPQPKRQSSVSNRFQLLNIDDSEDEENAPPGFRSKKTPLVVA; the protein is encoded by the exons ATGTCGTCCTCTTCTGACACGGTCACCATCGCCCGTGCcgatcttgatctcctctTGCAAAG GGAAAGAAACATTCTGACTCGCATCAAGAGCATCAATGCTCCAGACTCGTTGTCTGTTTCACAGGTTGAATATGACCAGCTCAAGTCCATTGCAAGACAATATGGTGCGATCTATTGCGATATCTATCA TTATTTTCCAGAGAACCTCAAGCGCAACCTCCTACGTGGTGGCGTAGACGAGGCTACAGTAGCT CTCCTTAGCCAAGGTGATGAGGTTTTCCAATCCGAGAATAACGAGGATACACACGCCTCTACTACGGACCATGGAGGTGTTGGTCTCTCCTCATTTTCGACGACGCAGCGTCATCATGCCTCTTCCCACCAACATGGAAACGGTTATTCGCACTCCCATTCGCATACTGATTCCAGCAGCAACTCCTACGGCCATTCCTACGACCATCCCTGCCACCGTTCTCATCGCCAGTACCAACAGCAGACCGCTTCGACATGGGATGAAGGAGActatgacgaggaggacgagggggacGAAGATGTCTCAATCGAAGAAGGGTCCCCTGTTCCTGGCGCAAACTACACAGGACCACCTCAGGAAGTGAAGCGCCACCAGTACGAGCGCAACTGCCATCGTACCCTTCAAATCGTACATCTCGCCGAGGGTACCACTCATTCTGATATTACAAACTCCGTGCGCGGCGGCCAGCTCTTAGACGTGTATCTTCGCTCTCACGACCGCTCAGCTTCCATCTCGTTTCTTCATGCGGCCGATGCTCAGAAATTCTATGGCTATTGTCGTCGTAATGACTTGTATATCAGAAACAAGAGG GTCGAAGTCAAGTGGAACGAGCGTCAGTTTGTGCTGCCAGGCCATGTGGCGGGCAAAATCTCGGGCGGGGCCAGTCGCAACCTTGTCATCATGAACTACGCCAGTCAACATACCGAGGAGGTGATTCGCGAAGACTTGGATCATATCCACAACCTGGTAGTGATCAAGATACAGTTCATCGGCGGAAACTGTCATATCGAGCTCAACTCGGTGCACAATGCAATCTATGCTCGCACCTGCATGCTGAGCCGAAT GAAGTACAAAGGCAGAAGAATTCAATTCGACGTGGATCAGTGTGCCCACCCTTACCCAGCCCCCATGGTTCTGAAGACCAAGGAAGCTCCCCAGCCAAAGAGGCAATCATCGGTCAGCAATCGCTTCCAGCTCTTGAATATCGACGATtctgaggacgaggagaacGCGCCACCCGGGTTTCGGTCTAAGAAGACTCCCTTAGTGGTGGCCTGA
- a CDS encoding hypothetical protein (EggNog:ENOG503P0SH; COG:Q) codes for MLYTPTPDTLYHTPPHHIDPLGYSRLAIITGCSSGIGLATTQLFLSHQFQVVGLDIAPFDYDLLRVEDHGRFHFHLGDLTLPGQIEEGVRIAHHFGGRVDVLVNVAGILDTFSSADTLLDPDWDNVIAVNLTVPVKMMRAVIPYLKQRPEGGVIVNVASTAGRSGAVAGVAYTASKHGLIGATKNVAWRFRNENIRANAVLPGSVDSSVGNRITKEQRVGLEGYRAVEPVHALQANPIAPLPPITALEVAKTILFLVSDQARTINGVELPVDRAWGVVWMMRINAVFPWVLVGSGGCVSFCPIASYFP; via the exons ATGCTCtacacccccaccccagaCACTCTCtaccacaccccccctcaccacatCGATCCCCTGGGGTACTCCCGCCTGGCAATCATAACCGGCTGCTCCTCCGGCATAGGCCTCGCCACAACGCAACTCTTTCTTTCTCACCAGTTCCAGGTCGTGGGGCTGGACATCGCACCGTTTGACTACGACCTTTTGCGGGTGGAAGACCACGGTAGATTTCATTTTCATCTAGGGGACCTAACCCTCCCAGGACAGATAGAAGAAGGTGTGAGAATTGCTCACCATTTTGG CGGGAGAGTTGATGTGTTGGTCAATGTAGCCGGCATCCTCGacaccttctcctcagccgacaccctcctcgatCCAGACTGGGACAACGTCATCGCCGTCAACCTCACCGTCCCCGTGAAAATGATGAGGGCCGTGATTCCTTACCTCAAACAGAGGCCGGAAGGGGGCGTGATTGTCAATGTGGCTAGCACCGCGGGGAGGagtggtgctgttgctggggttgCATACACAGCTTCAAAGCACGGGCTG ATAGGAGCAACAAAAAACGTCGCCTGGCGCTTCCGCAACGAAAACATCCGCGCCAACGCCGTCCTCCCCGGCTCAGTCGACTCCTCAGTCGGGAACAGGATAACAAAAGAACAAAGGGTTGGTCTGGAGGGGTACAGAGCTGTCGA ACCAGTCCACGCCCTTCAGGCAAACCCCATCGCACCGCTAccacccatcaccgccctcgaGGTCGCCAAGACGATCCTGTTTCTGGTAAGTGATCAGGCGAGGACCATCAACGGGGTTGAGTTGCCTGTTGATCGGGCATGGGGCGTTGTGTGGATGATGCGTATAAATGCGGTTTTTccttgggttttggttggtTCCGGCGGTtgtgtttctttttgtccCATAGCAAGTTACTTTCCGTAG